The genome window GACTGGGCGAGCCGCGCCGCGGACATGATGGACGCGCGCGGGTCCGGGCCGGGCGCCGAGCCCGACGCCGCGTCCGGCGACGGCCCGCCCGCGGACGAGTAGCGGCAACTCGCCGCCGCCGGGGCCGTTCGGTCAGGGCTCGCCGCCGAGCGACTCCTGCTCGGAGCCCGGGTCGCCCCTGAGCCGTCGGCGGCGCTTGTCGTAGGCGGCCTCCAGCTTCGCGTTCGTCGCCCGCGAGACGAGGTAACAGTCGGCGTCGCCGTCGTCGCGGGGGTGCGCGCTCGCGACCCAGACGTGGCCGTCGCCGGCCGAGAGGTCGTCCGCCCAGCGCTCGGCGGCCGCGCGGCTCTCGAACGCGTGGCGAGACCCGTCCTCGAAGACGAGCCGTCCCACCTTCGCGTTCCGCTTGCGCGCGGACGGTTTGATCGCGACGACGACGCTCACACCCCGAGGTCGGACGCCATCAGGTAAAAACCTCGTCAGACGCCGCGGGCTCAGTCGTCGGCGACGGCGCCCGGCTCGGCGTCCGCGGCGCCCGCCTCCGCCGCGAGCAGGCGGTCGAGCCCGTCGACCATCCCGACGACGCTCGCGCGGGTGATGTCCGCGTCCGACGCGGAGACGCTCACGGAGCGGTCGCCCCGCGAGAGGTCGACCTCGACCGTGACGACCGCGTCGGTTCCCCCCGTGATCGCGTCGACGTGGTAGGAGTCGAGGTCGAACGCGACGCCGTCGTGATCGGCCGCTCCCTCCGCTCCGGAGTCGGACTCGTCGCCCGCGAGCGCCGCGCGGACCGCCTCCAGCCCGGCGTCGACCGGGCCGGCGCCGGTGCCGGAGGCGACGCGCTCGTCGTCGCCGACGCGGAGCCGGACCGAGGCGGTCGGGAGGTTGCCCCCGGAGGTCGCCGAGAGGTCGACGAGCTCGACGTGGCGCTCGCGCTCGCGGCCCCGCACGTCGTCGGCGATCGCGAGCAGGTCGGCGTCCGTGACGCGCTTGCCGCGCTCGCCGAGCTCCTTCACGCGGGCGACGACCTCGCGCAGCTCGTCGTCGTCGACCGCCACGTCGTGCTCGGCGAGCGCGGCCTTCACGCCGGCCCGGCCCGCGTGTTTGCCCAAGACGAGCCGGCGCTCCCGCCCGACCGTCTCCGGCGGGTACGGCTCGTACATCGTCCCGTCCTTGAGGGTCCCGTCGGTGTGGATGCCGGACTCGTGGGCGAAGGCGTTGGCGCCGCAGACGGCCTTGTTCGGCGGGAGCGCGACGCCGGTCGCCTCCGAGACGGTCCGGCAGAGCCGGTAGAGTCGCTCCAGCTCCACGGTATCGACGCCGTACGACTCGCCGAGCGCGATCGCGACCTCTTCGAGCGCGACGTTGCCCGCGCGCTCGCCGACGCCGAGGACGGTGCCGTGGACGGTGTCGGCGCCCGCCTTCAGCCCGGCGTGGACGTTCGCCAGGCCGAACCCGAGGTCGTCGTGGGTGTGGAGGCTCGTCGGGCCGAGGGCGGCGAGCCGGGAGACCACCTCGGCGGTGCGCTCGGGGTCGGCCGCACCGACGGTGTCGCAGTAGCAGATCCGGTCCGCGCCCGCGTCGAGGCCGGCGCCGAGCAGGCGGTCGAGGTAGTCGAGATCGGCGCGCGAGCCGTCCTCGCCGAGCACCTCTACCCACAGCCCGTGGTCTTTCGCGTACTCGACGAGTTCGACCGTCGTCTCGACGACCTCGTCGCGGGTCGACCCCACCTTCGTCTCGACGTGCTTGTCGGAGGCGGGGACGACGAGGTTCACGCCGTCGACGCCGCAGTCGAGCGCGTGGTCCACGTCCCGCTTAACCCCGCGGGCGAAGCTCGTCACGGTCGCGTCCAGTCCCTCGTCGGCGACGCGGCGGATCGCCTCGCGCTCGCCTTCCGAGGTGCACGCCGAGCCGGCCTCGATCAGGTGGACGCCGGCGGCGTCGAGCTCGCGGGCGACGTCGACCTTCTCGCCGGGCGTCAGGGAGACGCCGGGCATCTGTTCGCCGTCGCGCAGCGTGGTGTCTAACAGCTGTACCTCGTCGAGGTCGGTGAGTGTGGTTCGGGTCAAAAGATGGTCCGTCGGCTCTGCGGTGGTCTCGGGGTCGGTGCCGCCGCGGGGCGGTCGTGCCCCGTCGTCCTTATCGCCGGAGAATTTCGCGGCCAGCCGCCGTGAGGCGACTTCCTCTATCCTCCGAACGAACGCGTTCGTCTCGCGTCATTCGTACCCGTGCGGACTGTGTACACACGGATAAACTGTCGGGTCGCGTCAGGTTTGGCCGAGCGATCTTCGGCGTCGGCCCGCTTCGGCCGACGATCTCTCGCCCCGCCGACAGCGTTAGGGGACTCCCCTGCGACCGGCTCGCATGGAGCGAGTCGCGATCGACGACGTCGACGTCGTCACGAACCCGATGGACGTCCACGACCTCCGAAAGCCTGTCTCGCGCGCACTCGGTACCGACCACGTCGCGATGAACTACTTCGAGCTCGCGCCCGGGGACGGCTTCTCCGGCGGGCTCCACACCCACGGCGACCAGGAGGAGATATTCTACGTGCTCTCGGGTACCGCCACGTTCGAGGTCGGGCGCGACCGCGAGCGCGTCGAGGTCGGCCCCGACGAGGCGATCCGATTCGCGCCCGGCGAGTTCCAGTCCGGGTTCGTGGCCGAAGACGCCGACGAGGAGGTGGTCGCGTGGGCGATCGGCGCGCCGGGCGCGCACCACGACTGGGACCAGATCGAGTCGATCGTCGAGTGCCGCGACTGCGGCGGCGAGCGCGTCCACGACACGGAACTCACCGACGAGGGGCGATTCCGGTTCACCTGTACGGAGTGCGGCACGTCGTTCTCGCCGTGAGACTCGTTCGCGGCGTTCGAGACGACCACGCCGCGCCACCGCACCCGCCTCACCCCAGCAGCGACCGCAGCGACCGCCGCCGGGTGCCGCACTCGGCCGCGTAGTCGCAGGCGTCACACCGGTCGTCGTCGACGCGCGGCGGCGGGCCGTCGATCGACCGGGCCGCGCGGAGCGCCTTTCGATACGCCGCCTTCTTCCGGAGCGTCAGTCGCACCTCGCGGACCACTCCGACCGCGGGGTACTCGACCAGGGCGCGCTCGATCTCGCGTTCGCGCTCCCACGCCAGCGCCTTCGCGAGCCCGACCGCGCGGACCGCCTGCGGCTCCCACACGCCGTTTGCCGGCGGCTCGCCCGAGGAGACGAGGGTCGGAATCGGCGGCGGTGACGGCCCGGCATCGTCCGGTTCCTCTGTGCCCGCGGCCGGCTCCAACACCTTGTGAACGGTTCCATGGCAGTCCTTGCCCGAGAGGAATCCGCGCTCGGTCGCGGGGTCGACGAGGTCGCCGTACTCGTCGCGCTCGCGCAGTCGGGTCAGATTTCGGCGATAGTCGGTCGGCGACCGGTGGAGCGGAAGTTGCCGAAGGACCCGATCCGGCGCGTCGACCAGCTCGTCGTACCGGAACGCGAGGTCGATGCGCTCGCGCGCCTTCGGCGGGACGCTCCGCTCGTCGTCGCGCCGCACGTAGTAGAGCTGTCGGGGGCAGTACGCCGCGCGGGCCAGGTCGCTGAACGGGACGAGGGTCACGCGGCGGGCTGGCCGCGGCTTCATTTATAAACAAACGACGGCGGTGCGGCGGCGCGCGCCTCCGAGCGCCCAGCGGGCGCGAGGAGCGTCGCGCGAGGGAGTCGGCCGACCGCAGGGAGGCCGACGAGGCTGGGGAGGTGTGAGGTGCGGTCGCTGTGCGGTCGGGTGGGACTCAAAGGGGCAGCCGCGAGGACGACGGCGCGCGACGCAAGCACCGCAGGGAGCGAGTGAAACGAGCGACCGAGGAGCGCAGCGAGCGCACCGAGTCCTCGCGGCTGGGGCTTTGGAGGTGTTCGTCGCCGATCTGCTGTCAGCTGCTTATAGCCGAGCGGCTGGAGCTTTGGAGGTGTTCGTCGCCGATCAGCAAACAGCAGTTTATAAATGAGCCACCGGAGCTTCGGCGGCGTTCATCGGCGATCCACGATCAACTACTTATAAAGACACGTCTGTTTCGATGTCCTCGGTCGCCTCGCGGAGGCCGTCCTCGCGGGCGTCGCTCGCGAGCGACCCCTCGATGTCGGCGTCGGTGAGCAGGTCGCGGAACGCGTCGCGGAAGCGGTCGTTCGCCCGCGTGGAGGCGATGTCCGTCCGCGCGACGGCGGCGTACTTGGCAACTTCGTCCGGCTCGGCGTCCAGCTCCTCGGCGCACTCGACGATCGAGTTCCCGGCCGCGGTGAGCCGCTTCAGGTCGGCGTACTCGAAGGGCGGGTCGGCCTCGTCGCCTTCCCCGTCCGCCTTCACGTCCCGGTCCGACTCGCGGACGAGGTGGAGGTCGAGCCGCGCCTTGCGGACGGTCTCGGCGTCAATTTCGTCGCGATCGACGTCGCTGTCGCCGTCTGTGTCGGCCAGCCCGTCGCGGATCGCCGCCGCGATCGCCGCGTCGCCCTCGTCCGCGAACCGGCCGCGCGCCACTCGGACGTAGGCGTCGTCGCCGAGCGGCGTCGAGAAGCCGTCCCGCTCGCGCATCGCGGCGACGAGGTCGCGGACCGCGTCGTCGACCGCCTCGTCGTCGCGGTCGACGAGGGTCCCCCGCTCCGCCTCTTGGCGTTCGGTGACCGTCTCCGAGCCGGTGGCGTCGACGAACAGGTCGCGGAGGTCGGCGGTCTTCTCGTCCATGGGAGTCGATCTACGCGGGCGCGGTAGAAAAGGGTCGTGTCGACGCGGCGCCCCCACCGCCGGCGTTGCGACCTCACACCAGCCCGCCCACAGTAAACACTACGTAACAGCACGCCACCAGCGCGCCCGAGTGAAGCAAGGCCGCATATCGCCCCCGCGCGGCGGTGCCGGCGAACCACCCGGACGCCAGCACCGTCGCCTGCGTGACGACGTACAGCCGGAAGCGCTCTAACTCCGGATACACGCCCTCCGGCTCGGTCACCGCCTCCGAGGCGGCGGCGATCTCGGCGAGCCGCGCGGCGTCGACCACCTGCGTGTTCACGACCGCGACGACGCCGGCGACGAGGACCGCCGCGGCCCAGCCGACCGCGATGTACGGCTGCATCGACGAGCGGAGCGCGCGCTGCTCGCTGTACAGCCGGCCGACCTCGATCCGGAGCGTCTCGAAGACCGCGTCGGCGTCGCCCCCGGCGTCGAGCGCGCCCGTGACGAGCCCGAGCGTCCGCGCGGCCAGCGGCGTGTCGACGCGGTCGACGAACCGCTCGATGGCGGCCGCGCGGACGTCGACCGCGCCCGACTCCCCGGCGGAGCCGGACCCATCCTCGACCGCCCCCTCGGGCGCCGTCGTCGAGCGCAGCGCGAACGCGAGGTCGGTCACGTCGTCGTCGAGGACGCCGAGGTCGGCGTCGCGCGCGACGGCCGCCACCGCGGCTTCGAGCGGGCGCCCCTGCGCGACGTGGCCCGAGACGGCGTGGACGAAGTCGGCCAGCTCGCGGTCCTTCGCGTCGTCGATCCGGGTGCGCCGCGCGGCGACCAGCCCGACCGGCACCGCGAAGGCGGCGTAGCCGACGAGCGCGACGTTGACGAGCGTGTACTCCGCGAGCGCGAGCCAGGCCACGAGCGCGACGGCCGGCGCCGCGGCGACGACCGCCGTGCTCGCGGGGTTGCGCCCGGCGGTCGCGAGGACCGCCCGCGGGCCCGTCGGAAGCTCGTAGCTCGCGCGCTGGCTCGGCGGGCGGAGCGTGCCGACCGCGACCGCGGCCGCGAGCCCGAAGGCG of Halorubrum trapanicum contains these proteins:
- a CDS encoding alpha-isopropylmalate synthase regulatory domain-containing protein, which gives rise to MTRTTLTDLDEVQLLDTTLRDGEQMPGVSLTPGEKVDVARELDAAGVHLIEAGSACTSEGEREAIRRVADEGLDATVTSFARGVKRDVDHALDCGVDGVNLVVPASDKHVETKVGSTRDEVVETTVELVEYAKDHGLWVEVLGEDGSRADLDYLDRLLGAGLDAGADRICYCDTVGAADPERTAEVVSRLAALGPTSLHTHDDLGFGLANVHAGLKAGADTVHGTVLGVGERAGNVALEEVAIALGESYGVDTVELERLYRLCRTVSEATGVALPPNKAVCGANAFAHESGIHTDGTLKDGTMYEPYPPETVGRERRLVLGKHAGRAGVKAALAEHDVAVDDDELREVVARVKELGERGKRVTDADLLAIADDVRGRERERHVELVDLSATSGGNLPTASVRLRVGDDERVASGTGAGPVDAGLEAVRAALAGDESDSGAEGAADHDGVAFDLDSYHVDAITGGTDAVVTVEVDLSRGDRSVSVSASDADITRASVVGMVDGLDRLLAAEAGAADAEPGAVADD
- a CDS encoding cupin domain-containing protein, yielding MERVAIDDVDVVTNPMDVHDLRKPVSRALGTDHVAMNYFELAPGDGFSGGLHTHGDQEEIFYVLSGTATFEVGRDRERVEVGPDEAIRFAPGEFQSGFVAEDADEEVVAWAIGAPGAHHDWDQIESIVECRDCGGERVHDTELTDEGRFRFTCTECGTSFSP